A stretch of DNA from Misgurnus anguillicaudatus chromosome 15, ASM2758022v2, whole genome shotgun sequence:
atgCTGGTGTGCAACTTGTTTTAAAAAGCTGGCGGGGAAAAGTTAACATGTActtacacacacttacacaccaaaagaaatgtaaatcCATGAAAATGAAATATGGGCTCTTTAACTTCTTCACTATTCAATCTTATTTCATGACTTTCAGAGCAACTTCAATTCCTTTACAAACTTCTAGGTGACCCCTCCTTTGGGAATTCTCAGtctatttttataaaatctaaTCATGGTGTTAgattagttcacccaaaaatgcaaAAACCCAAAAGGATATTCAGATAATCTGTTCAGACAAAATGCTGATCAGAAAGTGATATTGGTGGTGCATATTTCTATTAATTGAACTGGATGTCTGCCTGCCCGCAGTGCCTGCTAGCTGTTCTGGTGTAAAAAGCTGGGCTCTTCGCTTCCCGTATGCCTCCCAATGCCTGGAcaacttcagccagcttcttAAAAAGAATAATGTTACCCTGCCCAAGCTGCCCTCACTGTCCCCTGACCTTCTGCTGCTGTACCAGGAGCTCTCGCAAAAACCCAAACAGCGCCTCCAGAATGCTTTCCTCCGTCTCAACAACCTCAAGTCCACGTAGATCATCTCAGCAGCACACTGTAGACCTGAAGTTAGAAGCTGTAGCTAGTGGATTTAGTGCTGTAAATAGCCAGAAGATCATGCTAAAGTGCTAAAGAAATTATTTCTTATTAAGTCCTCTGCAGAAAGCCATCAAACCTCCAATTTCAGGTGAAAGACTGTGTTAGGCTGTGCTGTGTTAGGCTGTGCTGTGTTAGGCTGTGCTGTGTTAGGCTGTGCTGTATTAAGCTGTGCTGTGCTTGGGAATGTATCTCAGTCAAATCATGTTtcaaaaatagtttttagttTTCCAAGACACAATGCAAACTTTCTGTGATATAAAGTGGACAATCTAAGGGCAtgtttacacgagaacgctcgagggtgaaaacgtaaaaatattttatcggatgtgcctttcgtttacgtGGCGACGGCGTTTTGGGggcttaaaaaagcaaaaaagtgaaaccacccttcagagtggaaatcttaaaaacgatctacCGTCGCATTCTCGTCTAAagagtaaaaacgcaaaagtctgctcacggtggctctcgtcgcgtacgcatttacgtcacaggcatgcgccagttcaggaaaataacaacaaacatgtcggattatttccatacgtcgaaccttcaagttgccatagcagctctgataaatatacaagtctttccagcagttatacgaaatattcacagctagtattactgatcagagaaggcgcCAATTCCTtggaggcaaaccagacggctttggacgagacctgggagaaccaggaagaaggttgtacgcaggcacacggacttggtgttgttgtgtgtcagggCTTCACATTGCCCcctagccgcctggagtgcatactacatcgaatatcacacacttttgcgtcaccatgtgcacgcagatttccccctcaaaacgcttgtataaacgcggaataaaaagtgataacgcaacgccacttttgcggtttcttttcagatcgtttccatgtaaacgtagcctaagTACACTacttttctaaaatgtttattcCTGTAGCCAACTGTGAAGTGAGTaataaaagaaccatttttggatCCTCAGAGAACCATTTGTGAACCTTTATtcactacaaagaaccttttgtgtaatagaaaggttcttcagatattaaaggttctttatggaaccatacagccaaaaatggttcttctttgGCATTGTGTGGCACCTTTATTTTGAGTGTATTGAATAATGAGTGTCTGATTTTTCagtgatacatttttttttttgttttcagaATCCACTCATGTAAATCCAGCGCTAAAAGTGGAGGACATAGAGGATGGAGAATTGATGGTTCCTCAAATCATTGTGGCCCCAGAGTCAGAGTCAATGACCCTCACTGTTCCCCAACAAAATCTGACTCCACGCAGGTCAGAGTTTTAATGTCAGATCTTTTACTTGAATAAAAAGATTTGTAAAAAATTCACTAAAATCGTTTTTTGTCTCCATCACAGCAAAGCTGTGGACTTAGAGTAAGCTGTTCTTCATTTATAAATTGTTAGTCCTACCCTGTTGGAAAATTTGACTTAAACTGCACTCTTAAATAAAGAGGTGCTTAACGGTGCCTTTAGAAGATAAACAATGTttggctgaatggttctttgaggaaccagaaacggttcttctatctataaccccattcacacagatctttggtcccagaaaatacccgtaaaaattgccagacaagcgtctgtgtgaacgcaaacatgtCCTGTACATCTTCTGAGATcattgccggaaagaggacatAGTACACagaaaaccctctgtgtgaaaaAAAAGgccgaaacaatgccgtaatgggagtgtcgtagtgaggacgtgtgcgtcatcacaacaaaagttatggtttagCGCTTTAAAACGAGAGATTTTCATGCATATCAACACAACGAGAAATGTCGCAAACTaaattgaagcagttatcaggaaatgataaataagaagcataaacaatgacgcgtaacatgaagttggttcaactctttaaaatgagggatttacaacattcacgacgagaaatgtcagcaaactggactgaagcagatatcaggtaagttagctcgtcacttactgtgttgaaacggagatcattcagcagcataaagaATATCGCGCCATGTGCTCattgagcttataataaacaaaaatgcctgcgcgtcatcccaacaagatatagtGTTCAGCTTCTCAAAACgaaggttttaaatgcatataaacaatcacaatgaggaatgtctgcaaactgtattaaagcagagatcagggagctcgtccactctgaagctgagatcattcaccagcattagaacggTGCGTAACAagctcctttatagtcttatcataaacaaaaatgcacgcaagGTGGTTTCTGGacagagaaataataaataatatgcaaacttcagacgccaCGTAGAagaaagtgcaggactttatacaggtcacgtgtctttctgggaccttgcagatgccggcaaatcattggcagtgtgaatgaacaaaaaattaaACGATCTGGgaaaatccaggatgcattttccgtATATTTttcggaatgtctgtgtgaaaaaggCTTATGACATCGcagccttttaagcacctttattttaaggGTTTTGGTCTAACAGGCATCCGGTGGTCATGCTGGTTTTTGGAACATGGTCTCATGTTGACCTGCCATTGACAAGCCTGAACCAGCTGCGCTTCAAAACAGCTACCagtttaaactaaattttccATCAgggttaaaggggtcatattatgagattttttaaaatatgtaaaataagtctttggtgtccccagagtgcatatgtgaagttttagctcaaaatactccacatataatttattataacatgttaaaaatgccactttgtaggtgtgagcaaaaatgtgccgtttttgcgtgtgtcctttaaaatgcaaattagctgaatgcaaacactgatcgccataatggtagtttattgaaattgaaactcaattgtgcaaaatctgaatgacctgtttttcaaatgcttgcagagtataactaagttactgggtttttctttatcacgttttctaggttaacagatgcactggggacccaattatagcacttaaacatggaaaaagtcagatatgTCCCCTTAAAGATGTAGGATCCCTGTAGTTACCCCATTGTTTAACTGTAATAAGACAGTACCTTTTACATCTTGTCCTTCAGAAAGATTCCCCAATCTGTTGGTGATGATGATGCAAGTCTGAAGGAGGATGTGAGTCAGACTGTTGCCCTCCGTGTGGATGAGTAAGTCAAGAGCTGGTATATTAGTTAACTTTATCATTCAAAAGGATCAATGCTTCTATTCTTCACTGTGACATGGTGTCATTTTCTTAAGAGAACTCGAGCGGCCCATGTCTGCAGCCAGTCAAAAAAGTATAGTGGTGAATGAGCGTCTGCAGGAGCTGGTCAAGCTGTTTAAAGAGCGAGCGGACCGTGCGAAAGACAAACTGATCGACCCGGATGAGTCCGATCACGAGAGCCCATCAGCATGTGAGTACAACATTCATCCTGATCgtgagtgtgtatgtgtttaGGTCTATTTGTTTTTCTCAGGTGGTAAACCTGTTTAAAAACGATCATTATTTTTGCAATTTTGACACATTCATCATTTAACTCAATGATATAATATTTGAACCTCAGCTCCAGCCAAAAAGGCAGATGAAGCCCCACCTCCACCACCTCCTGAGGAAAAGAAAGATGAAGGTGCAGAAGAGGAGAAAGTAGAGGAGGCGCAATTCTATGAGTTTATGGGTCACAATTTTAAAGTTCCCCAGTTCAGAATGCCTCAGATTCCTGATTGGCTCAGAGTCATACTGGAGTACCGCTTCCCATCCAGCATTGACCAATACACAGGTGAGATCACAGTCAGTCACTTCTAAGTACAACGTTGCACCTTTAAGATGCTGATGCAAAGACAACTCACAACTAGTTTTGCTCTGACTGTATGATTAATGTGTTTATCTGATCATTCTTTCTGTAGATCTGATCTATGTCGTTTGGCTTTTCTTTGTGACGTTCGCTTGGAATTGGAATGTGTGGCTCATCCCTGTGCGCTGGGCTTTCCCGTACCAGACACCTGACAACCTCCACTGGTGGCTTTTcatggattacttctgtgacaCTATTTACGTTCTGGACATCCTGGTGTTTCAGCCCAGACTGCAGTTTGTGAGAGCAGGGGATGTTGTGGTGAGGTCATTAGTGAACTACATATTTACAGCACACTtagaaataaagaaatatatgaTGATGTGGAGGTTAATTCTCCTCAAGTTTAGCTGGGATATAACATCCACATCAACTGACAGGTGTCTTAGTAATTCATAATTTATTGACATAATCCACTAATGTTTAATAGCCAGAATTTGTTCAAATGTATTTTGCCTGTTCAATTTATTGTTTCAatgttttagttgtaaatatgCATGTGTGCTTATCTTTAAAACCAAGCAGAGTGTATTTACTTGTGaagcaaaaacagttttttaagtTTATGCTCAAAACAAGAAAAACATATGCCAATGGAGAAGGAAAATAatcttgttttttcttttcaagTAGATTATCTCACTCAGTTGGCAAACAGCTTTTGTTAGATTTTTCAGAAAGCAAaacatgaaatattttatcgttttgctttttaagttaaaatatgtgtttgaagaatgtttagataatggaaataacaaaaataagcatttttttataaataaatgtgcttaactcattcccccgccagccattttttttaggttgcccgccagcattttttgtgtttttcacaaaagttcaacagaatgccttccagaaaaaatttcttctaaaaaatataaacatacaaatatatccataaaagaacagaccctctcctttcaaacaaataataaacaaacaaaacgagaaaaaaacgtttcatcctatctatattttgtTCTCTGCCTTTAaactcttaaaggaaaacaccacagtttttcaatattttactatgttttacctcaacttagatgaattaatacatacctatcttttttttcaatgcgtgcacatctttgtacagcgcttcatgaatgtgttagcatttagccaagAGACAtttattcctatggctccaaacaaaagttttattttgtgccaccatacttactcgtgtgactactcatgtaacagtctttaaattgggaaaacatggaagtgtttggtggcttataaattcatccctgtttggagccataggaatgaatggggctaggctaaatgctaacatatttacaacgcactgtacaaagattaagtgcacgcattgaaaaaaaattgatttgtctaagttgaggtaaggacatagtaaaatattgaaaaactgtggtgttttcctttaaatatgggtatttttatttaaaaaaatatactttttttagcaaaaagctgaaataattggattttttggaaggaattttgttagagaacAGAATCAAACAATTATCAAACCATACACAGAGATTAAAATTAGTgaataattttattgtttttataaattgggtaagtgtgcTTTTTAGTGGATAATCGAGGTATTACAGGTATTAACCATAAAACTTCATCAGTTacacgttttttatgcaaatgttttctcttaattgacaaggtaacttgtcaatggcggggaaatagttaatttatatttttttgtactttaatagcattactaaaatgttaaatgacatgttattttgttaatgtctattaatagttttttttctgttttgtttgcttTAGTGTGACAAAAAGGACATGAGAGAGCACTACATGCAAACTGAACGATTTAAGGTGAATTTTTAGTTCATGCTAGCATTTTTTTATCTTGCAGGGATCGTTctctcaaaaatgtaaattctgtcataatttactcatcctcaagttgttttaaacctgtattgaTTTCTCTGTTCTGCctaacacaaaggaagatatttggagacatgtttgtaaccaaaccatttttgagcaccattgacttctatagtagtattttttcctaccatgggagtcaatggtgcttctgttttctGCTTCATTGCAAATATCTTCCTTGGTGTTCGGCAAAACATAggcatttatacaggtttgtaactaAATAAGGGTGAGCAAATAATACGGTTCTCATTTTTGGGGGAACTATCCCTCTAAGGCACTGACTGAACATATAACATTAGTGTGTTATTTAAAGAGATTTCTATGCtgattgtttttatattttctctGTTTGTTTCAGATGGATGTGATCAGTCTCTTTCCTCTGGATTTCCTGTATGTCTTCACAGGTGTCAAATCAGTCCTGCGTTTTCCTCGCCTTCTTAAGGTGAGAtctgtcacaaacacacacatttattcaaATTTACTCTGTGATTAAATGTACACTTTCCATCTTTATATTGCAGTACCATGCATTCTTTGAGTTTAATGATCGTCTGGAAGCTGTGATGAGCAAAGCTTATATTTATAGGTAAGACCACAGATCACCACCAGAGGACACCATATCACACAGTAACTTTCTCTTAAAGAAACAGtgcacctgaaatctgtcattatttacttagcATACTTTTAAACTTGTATGATTGTCTTCTGTTTACCTGAAAATGTGATATTCGGCAGATTGTCACTGTTCTTACCAGTCATGTAGGCTTTGCGCTGCTTTTATCTCTTAagcataatttaaaatatagtttcatatatttatttttaaaacgtACAGTTATCTTATCTAAAAAATTTTAGATTACTTGAAAACAAGACGAAAGTTCTATCGCAAAAGCTCATAACCCTATTTCCTTTTTTGTATGATAAATACTCATACATCAGTGTTGTCCACAGAGGAAAGTCTGGATGGATTTTTAACCTACAAGTTGTATTTTGTCATCTCTTTAAAACAGCCAATTcaattttaatcattattttttgtaactttcTTGTATTTTTAATAAACTACTCTTTTCAGGGTGATCCGGACGAGCGCATACCTGCTTTATTCACTGCACTGTAATGCCTGTATTTTCTATTGGGGGTCTGATTATGAAGGTTTGGGCTCCACCAAATGGGTCTATAATGGCAAAGGAAACAGGTgatctgacatgtgtgcacttACAATACTACTTACAGTCAACAAACTTTTAgtttgtgtataatttttagtTTGTGTGCTGTAGTTATATACGCTGTTATTACTTCGCTGTGAAGACATTGATCACCATTGGAGGTTTGCCTGATCCCACAACCGTCTTTGAAATCGTATTCCAGCTTGTCAACTATTTTGTGGGAGTTTTTGCTTTCTCCATCATGATTGGTCAGGTGAGAGCTTTTACTGCATGTCCATATTTCAGCCCAAAATAAAAAGAGAGCAAAaggaaatattttgtttaaaggtgcactgtgtggATTTTAGCACaactagtggtgaggttgtgaattgcacgatgtatgtagataaaaactagataattaaaacataacaatTCATTATGTAAGATCTTTATACACTATATAGAGCTCTTTATATTAgaatatattgcatttctgtcaatagatcctcCGAAAAAAATCCTCATTATTGTGATATTTTCCATGCAGtataaatttggtgtttttcatGTGTGTGTAGATGCGAGATGTTGTCGGAGCTGCCACAGCTGGTGAGGCGTACTACAGACACTGTGTGGACAGTACTGTAAAATACATGTCCTCCTACAAGATCCCCCGTGAGGTCCAAAACCGTGTGAAAACCTGGTATGACTACACCTGGAAGTCGCAAGGCATGCTGGGTAAGCAGAAtctaattgcattttttataattGCATGTCTTAAGAAGGTGTCTGTAAAATCGGTATGTGTGCCTTCAGATGAGCAGGAGTTACTCATGCAGCTGCCTGATAAGATGCGTCTAGACATTGCTGCAGATGTCAACTACTCCATAGTCAGTAAAGTTGCACTGTTTCAGGTGAGCAACCCCTCAGGCTGTAAAATCAGCTTATTCCAGTTTGAGCCAGTCCGGCTTGTTTATAAAACTTGTTAGCTGGTCTTGCAGTGTTTAACAacttgcatttacatttattcattagcAGATACTTTTAATTCTCAATTAATCTAGCACTAAATGCACTAAAACAGCATTCAGTAAAATTCCTATagatttataaatgtaaacctTCTTTACAGTAACTATTGTGGCCAATGGGATTAAATGGATAAAGGAAACACCACTcacaaattttgttaaaaatatttatgcaatACAATTTGCTCTTGACTTTCTGAGTTTTCTCTTTGTTGCAGGGGTGTGACAGACAGATGATATTTGACATGCTAAAGAGACTGAAGTCTGTGGTTTATCTTCCAGAAGACTTTGTCTGTAAAAAGGTACAATATATAACTCTATGTAATAAGAAATAACagataaaacaatatttaattaTCTGATAACTATAAATTACTatgtgtatagacggtttcagcagtaacaacataaacaagcggctgtcacggtccgcacgtaacttccggtagactttgctaagaataaataacaacaaagttctttaaagtttatttatataacaagcaaaaaaataacacatagattaccgaggaaaccaaaacatttgttatttttgatgaggcatttgttcaagagatcagtttagcaactagtcagaccattaaaaaaacgaaaccggaagttcggatccagatgtgtatgtgcgtccgatgaaacggtctatattgCAATGCCGTAGTTgtgataatattttatttattagtcAGATGTATTTAGTCTTGTccaatacactgcaaaaattacgcTGGAATTAACtggaataaaatgtattaaattgcatttttttgcagATCCtgggacacatttctcaatacttaggtcatttttacaaaactcttcacacagttctcctaaccaactttcagcttggcacAGCAGTtcatttcaaattcaaaatgcactacaactaccaaaacactttattcaggtctcaaatCTACTCATTCTTCCAGGACACTAGCAAAGGTTGACATccgacaaacacactttgtcacccACAAAATAATGACCTAAACAACATGTGGCATTATACAATGTCTTCTTGTGTAAAACAAGGACACATCTCTGTTTATAATttactgcaatatatgttattggAATGAAACATGATGCAGAATTTgtcaatattttatgtagtttattttaatttttttgcactGCGTAATTCCAAAATACAAGAATTTGTATACACACCATCCACTGATACAGATACAATAGTAATGCTAATCTACTCTGTCTTCTCCATTTGGctgatttatagcatttaattttaagatttaaaatatatttcattaaaatattactgtagaaatGTAGCAAATTTCTGTCTTATTCAGGTTTGtattttgttattgtttaaCAGTTAtaagtttaacagttttgaaaacagtatgtaagcatgtgcaaattggcCTGTATGTATAAAGAGTTTTGGCAGTTTGAGTGAGAAAAGAATTCATGAAAATTTGGGAGATGTagtcattgaatgcattttgtgccaaagcaatAATAATTGATCCGCAGTTTATCCCACATAGCAtctgttgtgctcactgtgtgaagagttttgcaaaagtgacctaagtattgagaaatgtgtcctagcatctgtaaaaaataaactgtaatgcacccaaaaacaaacttattgTAAAACGCTAccaatataatatattttttagatattatatacatattatataagtaaggaataattgcgACGGGccattataagaaaataatccacacccaaggtgcaatgcacccagtgtgcattattttcaaataattcaaactggaccggagtcaattattcctcttataccacggttacaacaaacattgctctggtgcctatttttaagacatttcacaagttaggtgtgcggttatctgaaattaatgcatacccacgtaacatttctcagccaatcagtatACAGCactcaacagacccgtggtataattaagaaataattgatgACAAATGCACTAATGCTCACCCAAGGTAGAAATAACGAAATGaaagtcaatgacgccctctgccggttgggtataccaagatggccgcttgaactctgcgctggcttcatctatgcgcaatccagtcatttatatagatcagtggcgtttaaagaaaaacaatcaacacctgtggaacatttctcaaccaatcagaataaagcattcaacagacccatggtatcctgtattaaatacatttttttgcagtgtatgtttgaagttgactttttatttttagattctCAAAGCACACTGAGTTAAGTTCACATCAAAGAAAGTGTCTTTTATCTTTTAACGTCTGACTCTTATCCCGCTCGCTGTTGTGGTCAGGGTGAGATTGGCAGAGAGATGTACATCATCAAAGCTGGAGAGGTGCAGGTGGTAGGAGGGCCTGATGGGAAGACTGTGTTTGTGACTTTAAGAGCTGGCTCTGTGTTTGGGGAAATCAGGTGAGTAAACATTGAAGACCCAAATACTTAAATACGTACTTCAGTATACAGTGTACTGCACAGTCTGGAATATGTGGTTAGCTAGCATTGCACTGGTTACCTcaaacacatactgtatttaaAACTAACTCATGTGTTTAATCTTCTTCAGTTTGCTTGCGGGTGGTGGTGGAAACAGACGAACAGCTAATGTGAAAGCCCACGGTTTTGCTAACCTCTTCATCCTGGATAAGAAGGACCTTGCGGAGATCTTAGTGCACTACCCCGAATCTGAGAAGCTTCTGCGCAAGAAGGCCAAGTGAGGGGATTGGAGATCAAATCTGCACCTAGATCCCCCAAAATCCtttttataaacaaacacacacactaaatCTAATGTAGTGGCCTGACTGAGCTACTGTATCACACTTACAGATCTCCTTAGTACTAGAAATTGTTAGATATCTATTTCTCTGTGCATTCTGCTGTTATCCTCATATCACTCGTTCTCTgtatccttttttttttttcgtttttgtGCTTTTTATTTATCAAGGAAACAGAGGATTGGTTAAGCACCCTTGTTtaatgtgttttgtgtgtgtgtccttcCGTAGGAAAATGCTGACCAAAGACAAGAAACCTGCAGAAGAAAAGGTTAAGGATACGGGCGAGGTCATCCCTCCACGGCCAGAGACCCCTAAACTCTTCAAAGCTGCCTTGGAGGTTGCCAGAGGACAGACATTTACCAAGCTGAAGGAGACTTATAAAGGGGCATCTCTGGAGGTACTatacaaaacaaattaaaaatgtacGCTACACAAGTTTCCAAAAAATGCTGTCatgatgttaaaaaaaatgttagccATGCTATTTACAGTAGCTAGCCACGTATAAACTCTTCGACagtttaaagctgcaatctgtaaatTGCCTCTctgtcgccatctctgtttgaaaaattaaattgcaggttactttacACAACATTAATAATGCAGCACGTTTTATTAACCATGGGAGACAGTTAACCCTTAATATAAACTATAGCGCCCCCTTACAGCAACGTTAATAATGCAGTGCCTTTTATTAACCATGGTAGACGGTTAACCCTTTATATCAACTATAGCGCCCCCTTATAGCAACGTTAATAATGCAGCGCGTTTTATTAACCATGGGAGATGGTTAACACTTTATATCAACTATAGCGCCCCCTTACAGCAATGTTAATAATGCAGCGCGTTTTATAAACCTTTGGAGACGGTTAACCCTTTATATCAACTATAGCGCCCCCTTACAGCAACGTTAATAATGCAGCGCGTTTAATTAACCATGGGAGACGGCTAACCCTTTATATCAACTATAGCGCCCCCTTACAGCAACGTTAATAATGCAGTGCGTTTTATTAACCATAGGAGACGGTTAACCCTTTATATTAACTATAGCGCCCCCTTATAGCAACGTTAATAATGCATTGCGTTTTATTAACCATGGGAGATGATTAACCCTTTATATCAACTATAGCGCCCTCTAACTGCAACGTTAATAATGCAACGCATTTTATTAGCCATGGTAGACGGTTAACCCTTCATATCAACTATAGCGCCCCCTTACAGCAACGTTTATAATGCAGAGCGTTTTATTAGCCATGGTAGACAGTTAACCTTTTATATCAACTATAGCGCCCCCTTACAGCAACATTTATAATGCAGGGCGTTTTACTAACCATGGGAGACGATTAACCCTTTATATCAACTATAGCGCCCCTTACAGCAACGTTAATAATGCAGCGCATTTAATTAACCATGGGAGACAGTTAACCCTTTAAATCAACTATAGCGCCCCCTTACAGCAACATTAATAATGCAgcgtgtttttttaaccatggTAGATGGTTAAACCTTTATAGCAACTATAGCGCCCCCATACAGCAACATTTATAATGCAGAACGTTTTACTAACCATGGGAGATGATTAACCCTTTATATCAACTATAGCGCCTTCTAACTGCAAGGTTAATAATGCAACGCATTTTAATAACATTGGAAGACAGTTCACCCTTTATATTAATTATAGCGCCCCCTTACAGCAACGTTTATAATGCAGAGCATTTTATTAACCATGGGAGATGGTTAACCCTTTATATCAACTATAGCGCCCTCTAACTGCAACGTTAATAATGCAACGCTTTTTAATAACCGTGGTAGACAGTTAACGTTTTATATCAATTATAGC
This window harbors:
- the cngb1a gene encoding uncharacterized protein cngb1a isoform X5 yields the protein MFSWVVKVVPQPPAPPGKLGDEANPSATDTDVGKKQQVKEPDLAKPTEEVSEENSAQSGVLSWLSHGFSTALPQPVNTSKLVNTEAKQEDNAASSSNPSEDTTGMIGWIVQGLGKVVPQPDEKYKGHTEPEVITETAAAPAVKVDPPVYEVKDLHDAEPLPHIPVVEIVSDEEPDTANTSFSPGVIEWIKQGLEKVVPQSPVHLQAPSSSDAKVLKAASAPVTPCRQAPTPAPVSTPAPAPAPATLEPPKVVEDSKSVSMVGWIVQGIGRMMPQPVLPPKEESSDVVQNICILQDTCDMMLEEVDSDWETQQKEQSSGQDVQAEEQVHQESTALLQVLPNIVPQVLAMQQQDDAETQTERWTPLIESIRKEAEETAIANLEERLQQERVEAARMAEDLARHAAELAVRQLEEEHTIQIISEPKDEEQDNEDQLPNIQEEEIEEDPELQPFHEESEEENVDSKITECNVDVCPAEPSPHQSEASDQMTQSPPPPKPLKTETVSPPVTTQPERVTSLPLDRDKDQETLEDGCGESTHVNPALKVEDIEDGELMVPQIIVAPESESMTLTVPQQNLTPRSKAVDLEKIPQSVGDDDASLKEDVSQTVALRVDEELERPMSAASQKSIVVNERLQELVKLFKERADRAKDKLIDPDESDHESPSASPAKKADEAPPPPPPEEKKDEGAEEEKVEEAQFYEFMGHNFKVPQFRMPQIPDWLRVILEYRFPSSIDQYTDLIYVVWLFFVTFAWNWNVWLIPVRWAFPYQTPDNLHWWLFMDYFCDTIYVLDILVFQPRLQFVRAGDVVCDKKDMREHYMQTERFKMDVISLFPLDFLYVFTGVKSVLRFPRLLKYHAFFEFNDRLEAVMSKAYIYRVIRTSAYLLYSLHCNACIFYWGSDYEGLGSTKWVYNGKGNSYIRCYYFAVKTLITIGGLPDPTTVFEIVFQLVNYFVGVFAFSIMIGQMRDVVGAATAGEAYYRHCVDSTVKYMSSYKIPREVQNRVKTWYDYTWKSQGMLDEQELLMQLPDKMRLDIAADVNYSIVSKVALFQGCDRQMIFDMLKRLKSVVYLPEDFVCKKGEIGREMYIIKAGEVQVVGGPDGKTVFVTLRAGSVFGEISLLAGGGGNRRTANVKAHGFANLFILDKKDLAEILVHYPESEKLLRKKAKKMLTKDKKPAEEKVKDTGEVIPPRPETPKLFKAALEVARGQTFTKLKETYKGASLEPSTSAYGSTATGPIPPPSPIHRRSPIPRFHVPDEDDMVSETTDSTVIIRMTPRVEGEEILSVEVSPAETVQRGEEEPGKAEEK